From the genome of Natrinema marinum:
AGGCGAACTCGAAGCCGCCCTTGCCTTTCTCCTCGGCTTCCTCGCGGTGCTGTTCGATGACGTGCTCGGGTACGCTCCCCGTCTCGTAGAGGAGTCGCCCCACGAGCGTACTCTTCCCGTGGTCAACGTGACCGATGATGGCCAGGTTCTGGTGTTGGTCGCTCATTGTTGTAGCTCACGCGCAGAGGCGCTTATATCGGTCTCTTTGGCTCGTTGCGGTTAAAACCATTTCGAAAGCGTATTCAGCCGAGCCCGCCGCCCTCTTGCGGTTTGGCTAGTATTCACACGCCACGGAACGTTCGGTCGCCAGCGCACACTCCCGTCGCTCACGTCGGGACATCGATCGAGATGCGGGCTGTGCCGCCACTCGTTTCGACCGTGATCGAAGCCGGGGTCCGGTCGATAATCCCGGAGACGATCCAGAAGCCGATTCCGCTGTCGAGTTCCGGCGGCATCTCCTCGCCGCGTTCTAACACCGCGAGTTCGGCCTGCGGAAGGCCGGCGTCCTCGTCGATTACCACCGTCGCGCGGTCGGTCGTCCGCTCGATTCGCACCGCGATCGACGGCGACTGCTCGTCGCTACGCTCGAGAACGCTCTCGAGGAGGATCTCACAGGCGTTCTCGAGCCACGGGTCAGTCTCGACGAGACACTCGTCGGGAGCCTCGAACGAGAGCGTCGCGCGGTCGTAGCGTGATCGGAACTCGGCGACGTGCGCTTCGAGGCGAGCGGCGAGATCGAACGGTTCGCTGACGGCGTCTCGGTCGGTGATGTCCTCGGTTCGGCGGGCCGTCCGGCTCGTTTCGATCAGATCGTCGCTCGTCTCGACGATCGTCTCGGCCAGATCGGCCCGTTCCCCGTCGGCCTCGGCGGCGATCAGTTCCGCGTATCCGCGAATCGCGGTCAAATCGTTGCGGATGTTGTGTCTGAGCACGCGAGCGAGCACCTGCCGGAGGAACTCGAGTTCAGACTCTCGGCGCTCGAGTTCGCGCTTTCGCCGTTTGAGCGGCGTGATATCGCGCAGGACGATCAGTCGGCCCGACAGTACCGGCGTTCGCGAATCGTCCAGACGTGAACGCTGCAAGTGGAAGTACCGGCGGCACCCATCGGAAGCGACGGTTATCTCCGTGTCGACGCCGCCCGACTCCCGAAACCGATCGATCGCCTCGGGTATGGTGTCGAAAAACCGCTCGGCGGGCAGCCCGACGTAGTCGGGGCCGACGCCGACGAGTCGTCTGGCGGCTGGATTGCACGTGACGACGCGATCGTCGGCGTCGAGAACGACCGCGGCATCGTCCATCTCCTCGACGATGCGCTTGCGACCGACCGGAACCACGTCGAGGAAATCCGCCCGAAACAGCGCCCACGCGAGCGCGAACGCACTGGTGATGACGCCGAACGGAAGGATGGAGTAGACGTACTCCGCGATCAGGTAGATATCGACGACCGTGATGACGAGAGTCGGGAACCCAGCTGCGATGAGGGCGAGACTCTGTCGCCGTCGAACGCCGGGTGTGGTGACGGCGTGGGTGACGAGCACCAGCAGCGCCACACCAACGATCGCCATCGTGACGGCGATGATGGCGGTCGCCAGCGGTTCCGTCGCCGTCGTATCGACGACCGGTCTGGCCGTCTCTCCCCAGACGCGGTGGTGCAGGGGGTTACTGAGCGACAGCACCTGCACGGCGATCACGACCGCGGCGAGCCCGCCGACGAGCCGTGGCGTGAGTTCGTGCGTGTCGGTGTACTCGAGCGCCAGAAAGAGGTAGCCGATCGCGGCGAGCTGGCTGCCGAAAATGACGAGCGAGCCCAACGCGAGAATCGTGAGAGACGATGTCGACGCGATGGCGATCCCGTAGGCCGTCGTCCAGATCGAGAGCCCGACGAGGGCGACGAGCAGCCCCGTGCTCCCAGGTTTCTCGCTGTGTCGCCGGCTGTAGGGAACGAGCACGAGCGGTAACAGGCCACAGCAGACGTATACGATCGGAAGCAGCGATGTCAGGGCGATCATTTGACTCGATCGAAAGCCATCGGCACCCGAAGCGAAACCAGCGTCCCGCCCTCATCGGTCTCGAACGTGACCGACGCGTCGGCCGCGTCCACGATCCAGTAGACGATCCAGAGGCCGATCCCGCTCCCGTGTTCCAGCGGCGTCTCCTCGCCCTGTTCTAACACCGCGAGTTCCGCCCGCGGAATGCCGGGGCCGTCGTCGTCGATCGTCACCGTCGCGTGGTCGGTCGTTCGTTCGACGCGGACGTCGACCGACGGCTGCTGGCCGTCGTTGTGTTCGAGGGCGTTCTCGAGGAGGATGTCGCAGGCGTTCTCGAGCCACGGGTCGGTCTCGACGAGACACTCATCGGGGGCCTCGAACGAGAGCATCGCGCGGTCGTAGCGTGATCGGTACGCCACGAGGAGGTTCTCGAGGAGGGCGACGAGGTCGATCGTCTCGACGGTCGCGTTCCGATCGATGGCCCGTTCCATCAGGCGGGCCTTCCGGCTCGTCTCGATCAGATCGTCGCTCGTCTCGACGATCGTTTCGGCCAGGTCGGCCTGTTGCCCATCGGTCTCGGTGGCGATCAGTTCCGCGTAGCCGCGAACCGCGGTCAGATCGTTGCGAATGTTGTGTCTGAGCACGCGAGCAAGGACCTGCCGGAGGAACTCGAGTTCCGACTCTCGGCGCTCGAGTTCGCGCTCCCGCCGTTTGAGCGGCGTGATATCGCGCAGGACGATGAGCCGCCCGGCGGGAAGCGACGCCCGCGAATCGTCGAGCCGGGAGATATTCAGGTGGAAGTGACGCCGCTCTCCCTCACACGAGAAGGTGGTCTCGGTATCGACGCCGTGCTCGTCGTAGAGCCGATCGACGCTCTCGGCGACGCTCCCGAAGAACTCCGTGACGGGCATGCCGGCGTAGTCGGGACCGACGCCGACGAGCCGGCGGGCAGCCGGGTTGCACTCGACGACGCGGTCGCGGCCGTCGAGGACGATCGCGGCATCGTCCATCTCCTCGACGATGCGCTTGCGGCCGACCGGGACCACCTCGAGGAAGTCCGCCCGAAACAGCGCCCACGCGAGCGCGAACGAACTGCCAACGAATCCGAACGGAAGGAGCACGAAGTCGGCGTCGGTCAAGACGAAGCTATCGACGAGAAAGAAGCCGATCGTCGGCGCGCCGGTGACGATGAGTGCGAGACTCTGTTTCCGACGGACGCCGCTCGCGGTTGCGGCGTCGAAGACGAGCAAGCACCACGCGACGACCCCGAGCACGAACGTGAGAACGACGACGACGATGGCTACCGGACCGAGCGTGAACTCGGTGAGAGGTGGGCTGGACGACCCGGCCCACACGAGGTGGTGAACGGGGTCCGTGATCGAGAGGAGTTGGACGAACACCACGACCGCTGCGAGCGCGCCGAGGAGCCGCCGCGTCGACTCGAGGGCGCCGGTGTACTCGGCGGCCATGAGGAAGTAGCCGATCGCGGTGAGTTGGCTGCCCAACCCGGTCAGCGTCGCGAGGAGGAGATAACTCAGGGACGCCGAAGCGACGAACAGCAGACCGATCGAAATCGACCACACCGACAGCCCGACGATCGACACCAGCAGCCCCGTTCGTCCCGGCTTCGATCCGGCCGATCTAATCGGCCCAACGAGAGCGAGCGGCAACAGGCCACAGCAAACGTACGCCGCTGGAAGAAACGACGCTGGTGACACCATACCGTTCGGGAAAACAAAACAGAGGAGATAGTAAATACATACCGGTGGTCGACGAAACCGAACGGGAGGACGGTTCGCGCCGTCGGTCGAAGTGTCTACAGCGGCGGCAGTCGGCCCACGTCCGACAACACCGCCGTCGCCGTCTCCGGGCCGCCGGCGCCGCGGCCGCTCGAGTGCAGCGAGCCGGCGTTACGCGTCTCGATCTGGACGATATTTCGAGTGCCGGTCACCGCGAGCGCGCCGTTTTCGGGGACGAGCCGCGGGCCGACGCGGACGCCGTCGCGGGTCGCCTCGCCGATGAGTCGGATCGTCCGGCCGTCCTCGGCGGCGAGGTCGAGCGCGCTGCCGGGGACCGACTGGATGCCCTCGACCGTGGCGTCCGCAAGCGAGAACCCGCCGTCGGCGAGCACGTTCGCGAGGATGACGAACTTCAGGGCGGCGTCGGTGCCGTCGACGTCGAAGGTGGGGTCGGCCTCGGCGACGCCCAGATCCTGAGCCTCCGCGAGGACGTGCTCGTAGTCGAGCCCTTCGGCGGCCATCCGCGTGAGGATGAAGTTCGCGGTGCCGTTCAAGACGCCCCGAACCGCGGTGACGGCCTGCGGGGTGGAGTCTTCGATCGTCGAGAGGACCGGGATCGCACCGCCGACGGTCGCCTCGAATCGGATCGAGCCCGCGCTCTCGTCCTCGAGCGCGCGGAGTTCCTCGTAGCGCTCTGCGACCGGTCCTTTGTTGGCCAGCACGACGTGGCGGTCGGCCTCGAGCGCGCGCTGGACGTGTGAAAAGCCGGGTTCGGCGTCGCCGAGCGTCGTCGGCGTGGCCTCCACGAGCACGTCGTAGTCGGTCTCGAAGACATCCGCGGGAGCGGCGGCGCCGAGCGGTTCGTCGCCAGCCTTGCGCTCGAGGGCGTCGGCGACGGCGATGCCGTCGGAGTCGACGACGGCGCTGCTCGAGTCGGCGAGCGCGACGACCTCGTGGCCGTACTCGCCGGCGAGGTCGGCGACCGAGCGACCGACGTCGCCCGCGCCGAGGATTGCGAGATCCATTAGGCTTCACCTCCAAGCAGGGGTTCGACGACGGTCAGGTCCTTGTCGGAGCCGATCGAGCGGATGGCCGCGAGCGCCTCCTCGGATCGCCCGGAATCGATCGCGAGGCGGGCGCGGGCGCTCGCGACGCCCTCGGTGCCCTCGGGCGCGGCGAGCGAGAGGTCCTGGACGACGGCGTCGGCCTCGTTTTCAATCCGCGAGAGGGTGTTCGAGAGGTCCGTCTCGACGAGGTGGCCGACCAGCACGACGTTTACTTCCTCGCCGTAGTGCTCTTGGCCGGCCTGAATGACGTTGACGCCGGCGTCGCGCAGCGCCTGGACGATGTCGTCGAATCGGTCGGGGGGACACTCGAGGTCGACCTCGACGGGGATGTGCCCGCGAGGCGTGATGTTGCCGCGTTCGTGGTGGATGCTCAGCAGATTGCCGCCGCTGTCGGCGATCGGGGCGAGCGCGCGGAGCAACTCGCCGGGTTCGTCGACGAGCTCGAGCCGGACGGTGTAGGCCCGGACGCCGCCGTCGGTCTCGGCGTCGGGGTCGTCCTCGTCGGGCTCGGGTGTGTCACCCATCGCCGACACCTCCTGTCTGCGGGCAGCTACACGTCATGATGTACGGTTGCGTAATGGGCGCGTAAAAGGATATAGGACTTCCCAAAACTCTCCGTCCCTGGCAACGGTAGACACGGATTCTATCGCCGACGAGGATATCACGTCGTTCGGCGCTCAGAGGTGGTCTTTCCCCGGATTCGACGATCCCCAGTCGCCGCGGCCCCCCTCGGTCCGGTCGACGCCCATGATCGACTCGGGCTGGTCGGGGCCGCCAAGACTGTCTCGCGCGTCGGGCACGCGCACGGTGACCTCGTCGACCTCGGGCCAGGAGAGAAGTTCGGCCTCGATGTTGCCCGTCGTCACGTCGCTGACCGAACAGCCCTTGCAGCCGCCGCCGAGTTCGATGACGACCTCGCCGGTCTCGGGGTCGGCCGACCGCACCGCGCTGGTCCCCCCGTGCATCTGGATGATGGGCATCTCGCGGGCCAACCACGCCTCGACGCGCTCTCGCAGCGACGGGTCGTCGTCGGAGTCAGTCATTGGTACCCATAGACGCTCGAGCGGGGTATACCTTGGGTCGCACGGCCGAAATCCGTCGAATTAATCCTGAACGTTTCCGCCGCGTCGGCGCAGCCACTCGAGCGCGAGCGCGCCGCCCGCGAGCCCAGCACTGGCGGTGAAGCCAGGGATCGAATCGCCGCCCGCGTCGCTGCCGCCGCCCCCGTCGCTGCCGTCCCCAGCTCCGTCTCCGGAATCGCCGCCGGTTCCGTTCGTCGCGTTCGTTCCCTCGTCGGCCGCGAGCCAGTCGGGGTCGCGAAGCGACGGCGGATCGGCCTGCTCGCCGGCCTCGGCCGGGAAGGTGTAGAGCGCGCCCTCGAGGTCCGTGCCCGGAATCGCTTCCGTACTAGGGGCGACGAAATACTCGCCACGCGCTGCAACGCGGGCCGTCCAGAACCCGGTTTCGGCAGGGTCGCGCCACCACGCGAGTCGGTCGGGGTTCGCCGGATCGGACACGTCGTGGATTTGG
Proteins encoded in this window:
- a CDS encoding histidine kinase N-terminal 7TM domain-containing protein, with product MIALTSLLPIVYVCCGLLPLVLVPYSRRHSEKPGSTGLLVALVGLSIWTTAYGIAIASTSSLTILALGSLVIFGSQLAAIGYLFLALEYTDTHELTPRLVGGLAAVVIAVQVLSLSNPLHHRVWGETARPVVDTTATEPLATAIIAVTMAIVGVALLVLVTHAVTTPGVRRRQSLALIAAGFPTLVITVVDIYLIAEYVYSILPFGVITSAFALAWALFRADFLDVVPVGRKRIVEEMDDAAVVLDADDRVVTCNPAARRLVGVGPDYVGLPAERFFDTIPEAIDRFRESGGVDTEITVASDGCRRYFHLQRSRLDDSRTPVLSGRLIVLRDITPLKRRKRELERRESELEFLRQVLARVLRHNIRNDLTAIRGYAELIAAEADGERADLAETIVETSDDLIETSRTARRTEDITDRDAVSEPFDLAARLEAHVAEFRSRYDRATLSFEAPDECLVETDPWLENACEILLESVLERSDEQSPSIAVRIERTTDRATVVIDEDAGLPQAELAVLERGEEMPPELDSGIGFWIVSGIIDRTPASITVETSGGTARISIDVPT
- a CDS encoding histidine kinase N-terminal 7TM domain-containing protein yields the protein MVSPASFLPAAYVCCGLLPLALVGPIRSAGSKPGRTGLLVSIVGLSVWSISIGLLFVASASLSYLLLATLTGLGSQLTAIGYFLMAAEYTGALESTRRLLGALAAVVVFVQLLSITDPVHHLVWAGSSSPPLTEFTLGPVAIVVVVLTFVLGVVAWCLLVFDAATASGVRRKQSLALIVTGAPTIGFFLVDSFVLTDADFVLLPFGFVGSSFALAWALFRADFLEVVPVGRKRIVEEMDDAAIVLDGRDRVVECNPAARRLVGVGPDYAGMPVTEFFGSVAESVDRLYDEHGVDTETTFSCEGERRHFHLNISRLDDSRASLPAGRLIVLRDITPLKRRERELERRESELEFLRQVLARVLRHNIRNDLTAVRGYAELIATETDGQQADLAETIVETSDDLIETSRKARLMERAIDRNATVETIDLVALLENLLVAYRSRYDRAMLSFEAPDECLVETDPWLENACDILLENALEHNDGQQPSVDVRVERTTDHATVTIDDDGPGIPRAELAVLEQGEETPLEHGSGIGLWIVYWIVDAADASVTFETDEGGTLVSLRVPMAFDRVK
- a CDS encoding homoserine dehydrogenase, with the translated sequence MDLAILGAGDVGRSVADLAGEYGHEVVALADSSSAVVDSDGIAVADALERKAGDEPLGAAAPADVFETDYDVLVEATPTTLGDAEPGFSHVQRALEADRHVVLANKGPVAERYEELRALEDESAGSIRFEATVGGAIPVLSTIEDSTPQAVTAVRGVLNGTANFILTRMAAEGLDYEHVLAEAQDLGVAEADPTFDVDGTDAALKFVILANVLADGGFSLADATVEGIQSVPGSALDLAAEDGRTIRLIGEATRDGVRVGPRLVPENGALAVTGTRNIVQIETRNAGSLHSSGRGAGGPETATAVLSDVGRLPPL
- a CDS encoding amino acid-binding protein, with the protein product MGDTPEPDEDDPDAETDGGVRAYTVRLELVDEPGELLRALAPIADSGGNLLSIHHERGNITPRGHIPVEVDLECPPDRFDDIVQALRDAGVNVIQAGQEHYGEEVNVVLVGHLVETDLSNTLSRIENEADAVVQDLSLAAPEGTEGVASARARLAIDSGRSEEALAAIRSIGSDKDLTVVEPLLGGEA
- a CDS encoding NifU family protein, with the translated sequence MTDSDDDPSLRERVEAWLAREMPIIQMHGGTSAVRSADPETGEVVIELGGGCKGCSVSDVTTGNIEAELLSWPEVDEVTVRVPDARDSLGGPDQPESIMGVDRTEGGRGDWGSSNPGKDHL